A window of the Cannabis sativa cultivar Pink pepper isolate KNU-18-1 chromosome X, ASM2916894v1, whole genome shotgun sequence genome harbors these coding sequences:
- the LOC133032011 gene encoding uncharacterized protein LOC133032011 has translation MDVKGRNGGIALLWRHEEEASKLGFADNYIDMEVTVEGQPKWRFTSLYGEPNRSRRRATWDLILSHDDKQGGNWYPDFLIQGFQQALIDSGLQDMDLCGYHFTWERGRGTDSWIEVRLDRGLVNQSWLDIFNLAKLYNLKTTISGHYLIFMDLLTDLNSQTRWGKEYTGNFKERIGKWKKEMNRWKLGCDEMSIKNFKQAKQYLVETYAQREVFLRQRSKQMWLQDGDNNNKFFHASASARRRTNSIQKLKNLAGHLVDWNTGLPDVMKDYFTALFASAQTDWCEVTTLVQSRVTTIQNEDLLRTVTHDEVRKALFQMHPDKSSGPDEMTLGFFQRCCSVVGNDIFNLILSFFETGYFSPSLNATNLVLIPKKKHPLDMGDFRPIALCNVIYKIISKVIANRLKAILPSIILETQSAFLQGRLISNNIMISCEIMHYLKRKIRGRDGFMVLQLDMSKAYDRLEWGYLRAMLERMGFDGRWINLVMWCVSFVSFSIVHGGHEMGPIEASRWIRQGDPLSPYLFILCAEGFSCLLQSYEQSGLLTGCKISRQAPTISYILFADDSYISCKATEDEVFNIKSCCLRLKWLQARILITKSLQFFTAEILVLELERLMAKSFGGARILIKIKVLVGCMSWSRMCRHKDVGGLGFRDLRDFNLALLRKQGWRLWTHDSSLVGRVYRARYYPNNSFLKAEFGLGFSISILNDPWLSDGNPFVMSDHLALFNQSVSNLLKTDSKTWDEDVIKDLFDTRDQNLILSILLSDNTMDDNWCWKFENHGRYTLQKRHVSLNIVCPVCNLEDETIYNVLVDCSFTRSCWNRSVVDIGNTMVADFFSWLQEIESRGKIEEMEELAMVAWAIWRARNEVVWQQKSSNAASIVASARSFLDQYKTAQERRGNSLSHLFEDGYKAEHWLNSRNKIKVNVDGALFANEGRFGMGCLARESGTMKVVWLKLSPWESLLWFNLK, from the exons ATGGATGTGAAGGGTAGAAATGGAGGCATAGCTCTTTTATGGAGACATGAAGAAGAAGCTTCGAAACTGGGGTTTGCCGATAATTATATAGATATGGAAGTGACTGTGGAGGGGCAGCCGAAGTGGAGATTCACTAGCCTTTATGGGGAACCAAACCGTAGTAGAAGAAGAGCTACTTGGGACTTAATTC TTTCTCATGATGATAAGCAGGGTGGTAATTGGTACCCGGATTTTTTAATACAAGGCTTCCAACAAGCTCTTATTGATAGTGGTTTACAAGACATGGATTTATGTGGTTATCATTTCACTTGGGAAAGGGGGAGGGGAACTGATAGCTGGATTGAAGTAAGACTTGATAGAGGCTTGGTGAACCAATCTTGGttggatatttttaatttagcaAAGCTCTACAACCTGAAAACTACTATATCTGGTCATTATCTCATCTTCATGGATTTGTTAACTGACTTAAACTCACAAACG CGCTGGGGGAAGGAATATACTGGGAATTTTAAGGAAAGGATTGGGAAGTGGAAGAAAGAGATGAATAGATGGAAGCTTGGTTGTGATGAGATGTCTATTAAGAATTTTAAACAGGCTAAACAATACTTGGTGGAAACGTATGCTCAAAGGGAAGTTTTTTTGCGTCAACGATCCAAACAAATGTGGCTCCAAGATGGTGATAATAACAACAAGTTTTTTCATGCCTCAGCTTCGGCAAGACGGCGTACTAATTCCATTCAGAAGCTTAAAAATTTAGCAGGTCATTTGGTTGATTGGAACACTGGTTTACCAGATGTTATGAAGGATTATTTCACTGCTCTTTTTGCTTCTGCTCAAACTGATTGGTGTGAGGTTACGACTTTAGTGCAATCTCGTGTTACGACTATCCAAAATGAAGATCTCTTGAGAACTGTTACTCATGATGAGGTCCGCAAGGCTCTTTTCCAAATGCATCCGGATAAGTCTTCGGGGCCCGACGAAATGACTCTTGGTTTCTTTCAAAGGTGTTGTTCTGTGGTGGGTAATGATATTTTCAATCTTATTCTTTCATTCTTTGAAACTGGTTATTTTTCTCCAAGTTTAAATGCTACCAACCTTGTCTTGATTCCTAAGAAGAAGCATCCTTTAGATATGGGGGATTTTAGGCCGATTGCTCTTTGTAATGTTATTTACAAAATCATTTCAAAGGTCATTGCAAATAGGCTTAAAGCTATCCTTCCTTCTATTATTTTGGAAACCCAAAGTGCCTTCTTGCAAGGGAGATTGATTTCTAATAATATTATGATCTCCTGCGAGATTATGCACTATCTTAAGAGGAAAATAAGAGGGAGAGATGGGTTCATGGTTCTACAACTTGATATGAGCAAAGCTTACGACAGATTGGAATGGGGGTATCTTAGAGCTATGCTTGAAAGAATGGGCTTTGATGGAAGATGGATAAACTTAGTCATGTGGTGTGTTAGTTTTGTCTCTTTTTCTATTGTTCATGGAGGTCATGAAATGGGTCCTATTGAAGCCTCTCGTTGGATAAGACAAGGAGATCCGTTATCGCCATATCTTTTTATTCTTTGTGCGGAAGGATTTTCATGCCTCTTACAAAGCTATGAACAAAGTGGGCTCTTAACGGGTTGTAAGATATCTCGACAAGCTCCAACTATTTCTTACATATTGTTTGCGGATGATAGTTATATTTCTTGTAAAGCAACAGAAGATGAAGTTTTTAATATCAAAAGTTGCTGCTTACGTTTGAAATGGCTTCAAGCCAGAATATTAATTACAAAAAGTCTTCAGTTTTTTACAGCTGAAATACTAGTGCTG GAGCTTGAACGACTCATGGCAAAAAGTTTTGGTGGAGCACGGATTCTAATCAAAATAAAGGTACTAGTTGGATGCATGAGTTGGAGTCGTATGTGTCGTCACAAAGATGTTGGAGGTTTGGGATTCAGAGATTTAAGAGATTTTAACTTGGCTCTTCTTAGAAAACAGGGTTGGAGGTTATGGACTCATGATTCTTCTTTGGTAGGGCGTGTGTACAGAGCAAGGTACTATCCTAACAATTCATTTTTAAAGGCTGAGTTTG GTTTGGGTTTTTCAATCTCTATTCTTAATGATCCCTGGCTTTCTGATGGTAATCCTTTTGTAATGTCTGATCATCTAGCGTTGTTCAACCAATCTGTTAGCAACCTCCTTAAAACTGATTCAAAAACTTGGGATGAAGATGTTATCAAGGACTTATTCGACACTAGAGATCAAAATCTCATCCTTTCTATTTTGCTAAGTGACAATACTATGGATGATAACTGGTGTTGGAAGTTCGAGAATCATGGGAGATACACT CTGCAGAAGAGACATGTGTCTTTGAACATTGTTTGCCCTGTTTGTAATTTGGAAGATGAGACTATCTATAATGTTCTAGTTGATTGTTCTTTTACTAGATCATGTTGGAATAGGTCTGTGGTGGATATTGGTAATACAATGGTTGCTGATTTTTTCAGTTGGCTTCAGGAGATTGAAAGTCGTGGGAAGATAGAAGAAATGGAAGAGTTGGCTATGGTGGCTTGGGCGATTTGGAGGGCTAGAAATGAAGTCGTCTGGCAGCAGAAGAGTTCGAATGCTGCTAGCATTGTAGCATCTGCTAGATCTTTCCTGGATCAATATAAGACCGCTCAAGAAAGGAGAGGAAACTCTCTTTCTCATTTGTTTGAAGATGGGTATAAAGCTGAGCATTGGTTGAATAGTAGAAATAAGATCAAGGTTAACGTGGATGGAGCATTGTTCGCTAATGAAGGACGTTTTGGTATGGGCTGCCTAGCCAGGGAGTCAGGGACTATGAAGGTCGTATGGTTGAAGCTTTCTCCTTGGGAAAGCTTGCTCTGGTTCAACCTGAAGTGA
- the LOC115698702 gene encoding probable esterase D14L: MITSITRPDLFSKILMIASSPRYLNDVDYYGGFEQEDLDQLFEAMRGNYKAWCSGFAPLAVGGDMDSVAVQEFSRTLFNMRPDIALSVGQTIFQSDLRQILGLVTVPCHIIQSMKDLAVPVVVSEYLHQNLGSDSIVEVMSTEGHLPQLSSPDIVIPVLLRHIRCDIAV, encoded by the exons ATGATTACATCAATAACTCGCCCTGACCTTTTCTCCAAAATCCTCATGATCGCCTCCTCTCCAAG GTATTTGAATGATGTGGATTACTATGGAGGGTTCGAGCAGGAAGATTTGGACCAACTTTTTGAAGCGATGAGGGGGAATTACAAAGCGTGGTGTTCTGGGTTCGCACCATTGGCGGTTGGTGGGGATATGGACTCGGTTGCGGTTCAAGAGTTTAGTCGGACCCTTTTCAATATGAGGCCCGATATAGCGTTGAGCGTGGGCCAGACTATATTCCAAAGCGACTTGAGGCAGATTCTGGGCTTGGTCACTGTTCCATGCCACATAATCCAAAGTATGAAGGACCTGGCTGTTCCTGTAGTTGTGTCCGAGTACCTACACCAGAACCTGGGGTCCGACTCCATCGTCGAGGTCATGTCAACAGAAGGTCACTTGCCCCAGCTCAGCTCCCCAGACATAGTCATCCCCGTCTTGCTTCGGCATATTCGTTGTGACATAGCTGTTTGA
- the LOC115707456 gene encoding auxin-responsive protein SAUR21 isoform X1 — translation MSLMVGKDVLELIRTRPCESSAWLSLDMFLNILSLISLITYQSYLFLSFLKMGIGLKGISQAKHKLQRTLSARYGAISANATNDVPKGHLAVYVGESQKKRFVIPISYLNHPLFQNLLNRAEEEFGFDHPTGGLTIPCSEDYFISLTSALS, via the exons ATGA GTTTGATGGTAGGGAAAGATGTCTTGGAACTCATTAGGACAAGACCATGTGAATCTTCAGCTTGGCTTTCACTTGATATGTTTCTAAACATTCTTTCGTTGATCTCTCTCATCACTTACCAGTCCTACTTATTTTTAAG TTTTCTCAAGATGGGCATTGGACTGAAAGGAATATCTCAAGCCAAGCATAAACTTCAGAGAACTCTTTCAGCAAGATATGGGGCTATTTCAGCCAATGCTACTAATGATGTTCCAAAAGGTCATTTAGCTGTTTATGTTGGAGAATCACAAAAGAAGAGGTTTGTCATTCCAATATCTTACTTGAACCATCCTTTGTTCCAAAATTTGTTAAACCGAGCTGAGGAGGAATTCGGATTTGACCATCCAACAGGCGGCCTCACAATCCCCTGCAGTGAAGACTACTTCATCAGTCTAACTTCAGCTCTAAGTTGA
- the LOC115707456 gene encoding auxin-responsive protein SAUR21 isoform X2, whose product MGIGLKGISQAKHKLQRTLSARYGAISANATNDVPKGHLAVYVGESQKKRFVIPISYLNHPLFQNLLNRAEEEFGFDHPTGGLTIPCSEDYFISLTSALS is encoded by the coding sequence ATGGGCATTGGACTGAAAGGAATATCTCAAGCCAAGCATAAACTTCAGAGAACTCTTTCAGCAAGATATGGGGCTATTTCAGCCAATGCTACTAATGATGTTCCAAAAGGTCATTTAGCTGTTTATGTTGGAGAATCACAAAAGAAGAGGTTTGTCATTCCAATATCTTACTTGAACCATCCTTTGTTCCAAAATTTGTTAAACCGAGCTGAGGAGGAATTCGGATTTGACCATCCAACAGGCGGCCTCACAATCCCCTGCAGTGAAGACTACTTCATCAGTCTAACTTCAGCTCTAAGTTGA
- the LOC115704241 gene encoding L-galactose dehydrogenase has translation MASSLGKVELRTLGNTGLKLSCVGFGASPLGNVFGPVSEDDAIASVRLAFSLGINFFDTSPYYGGTLSEKVLGKTLKALNVPRNEYIVSTKCGRYAEGFDFSAERVTKSIDESLARLQLDYVDILQCHDIEFGNLDQIVNETIPALQKLKEAGKIRFIGITGLPLEVFTYVLDRVPPGTVDVILSYCHYSVNDSTLDDLIPYLKSKGVGVISASPLAMGLLTEAGPPEWHPASSELKSASQAAAAFCQKKGKNISKLAMQYSLSNKDISSVLVGMNSVKQVEENVAAAIELANNGKDEETLSELEAIFKPVKNQTWPSGIQQS, from the exons ATGGCTTCTTCACTAGGCAAAGTTGAGCTTAGAACCCTAGGCAACACTGGCCTCAAGCTCAGCTGCGTTGGATTTGGTGCTTCTCCTCTCGGCAATGTCTTCGGTCCAGTCTCTGAAGACGACGCTATCGCCTCTGTTCGTCTAGCTTTTAGTCTCGGCATCAATTTCTTCGACACCTCTCC gTACTATGGAGGGACTTTGTCAGAGAAGGTACTTGGGAAGACACTGAAAGCACTTAATGTCCCTAGAAATGAGTATATTGTTTCCACCAAGTGTGGAAGGTATGCTGAGGGTTTTGATTTTAGTGCTGAGAGAGTGACTAAAAGCATTGATGAGAGCTTGGCAAGATTGCAGCTAGATTATGTTGATATACTTCAATGTCATGACATTGAGTTTGGCAATCTAGATCAG ATTGTCAATGAGACAATTCCTGCCCTTCAAAAGCTGAAGGAAGCTGGGAAAATCCGCTTCATTGGCATTACTGGGCTTCCATTAGAAGTTTTTACATATGTTCTTGATCGGGTACCACCAGGAACAGTTGATGTGATTCTTTCATACTGCCACTATAGTGTTAATGATTCAACCTTGGATGATTTAATACCATACTTGAAGAGCAAAGGTGTCGGCGTAATCAGTGCTTCTCCGCTTGCAATGGGACTTCTTACTGAGGCTGGTCCTCCAGAATGGCACCCAGCTTCATCTGAGCTCAAG TCTGCGAGCCAAGCTGCTGCTGCCTTTTGTCAAAAGAAGGGGAAGAATATTTCAAAGTTAGCCATGCAATACAGCTTGTCAAACAAAGATATATCATCGGTGCTGGTTGGGATGAACTCTGTCAAGCAG gTTGAAGAGAATGTTGCTGCTGCAATAGAACTTGCAAATAATGGGAAGGATGAGGAAACTTTATCAGAACTTGAGGCTATTTTTAAACCAGTGAAAAACCAAACATGGCCTAGTGGAATCCAGCAGAGTTGA